The following coding sequences are from one Beggiatoa alba B18LD window:
- a CDS encoding Calx-beta domain-containing protein, producing MRQIQQLLLITGLWLGMFSLAYAQASLQFASAAYAVNEADGTLQIVVTRAADSVGAVTVDYATIDTTALSGVDYTGKGGTLTWADGDLTHRVIEITILTDSTTENNESFAVILANPSGNAVLGTNLQTAITIVDTPVNGAGNLQFTSTTYTAKENAGIAQLGVERIGGSVGNVAVQYAITGGTAVANTDYVNVQGTLNWNTGDAQDKNIAIPLLLDDQQDGDKTLVLSLSTATGGATVGANNTTTLTIQDVFGTVVTSSAGVLTFKTALSTVNENAGVANVEVSRLDGTQGSVTVSYSTINGTAIAGSDYTLTQGALSWANGENNTKTISVPILTDNNTEDDEIFAISLSNPTGNAVLGMIASTNLKILDGTGNPTTVVIGDAGAVQFESGSYTVDENQGNLNINVLRVSGTKGDVRVNYTIQNGTATNGQDFVLSAGTLVWADGNSDVKTLNITLQDDITAEENENFIIQLSNPSNGLVLGTPAAANVTIRDNDATRVQFSSSDYLVNESGRYVNVTVTRQGSSQGRITVNYQTNANTAIDNKDYIGISGLIVWEDGDASSKVLSIPINNDTTIEETETFRITLSNLTGNGTLGSPAQAVITIKDDDAIVICSDPPPSVINCYLDNTGNTLTNVRITNTGIVFGGQLAGKIDNFGSLENVTLLTNATLNNYEVGVVTNLYLNNYTNVTGGFIQGSTIGIGEYPATLTSVRILTDSYVQNVIIEGNTIIDTEVSMGNQVRFRLNGNIPPIDLSNLLGYTPSMVLGRFAINLYTDVLVNSVRGGVLSALNGLYDLTEKDWLITQDSESGYIAFTSDNKRYNLLPTRVRQALEGQIINDIDLGLIIREDNRFLVTTHTGREVTAHPVIQDTTGLEQVLNTLVLPVSSMQMNDEGNVKLNLVNQINGITYFSIRADICSSPTSRSTSPELGFDTLPISANLYCLSTDENMNVSVKNALVAYLVFNNGQSRQYLYPAAADAAALRALSQDTLLYKNGMALIHMGEGASRKTYKGWLTYAITQGTNLNGHVEIFDVDDMNQDGLSDYLIVYPNGDGQLMYRVN from the coding sequence ATGCGACAAATTCAGCAATTATTGCTTATTACAGGCTTATGGCTTGGGATGTTCTCCCTAGCCTATGCACAAGCCAGTTTACAATTTGCCTCTGCTGCTTACGCCGTCAATGAAGCCGATGGCACACTACAAATAGTTGTGACACGAGCAGCAGATAGTGTAGGGGCAGTCACCGTAGATTATGCCACTATCGACACAACAGCACTGTCTGGCGTTGATTACACAGGGAAAGGAGGAACATTGACATGGGCAGATGGCGACTTAACCCATCGAGTGATTGAAATTACTATTCTGACCGACAGCACAACGGAAAATAATGAAAGTTTCGCCGTTATTCTGGCAAACCCCAGCGGGAATGCGGTACTAGGAACAAATCTACAAACAGCCATTACCATCGTTGATACCCCTGTCAATGGCGCGGGCAATTTACAATTTACAAGCACCACATACACTGCCAAAGAAAATGCAGGGATTGCACAACTTGGCGTTGAACGAATTGGCGGGAGTGTTGGCAATGTTGCTGTGCAATACGCGATTACAGGCGGAACTGCCGTTGCTAATACCGACTACGTGAATGTACAAGGGACATTAAACTGGAATACAGGCGATGCCCAAGACAAAAATATTGCAATTCCGCTCCTGCTAGATGACCAACAAGATGGCGATAAAACCCTCGTTTTAAGTCTCAGTACGGCAACAGGTGGGGCAACAGTGGGCGCAAACAATACAACAACGCTTACAATTCAAGATGTTTTTGGGACAGTTGTCACCTCCAGCGCAGGTGTTTTAACCTTTAAAACCGCACTAAGCACCGTCAATGAAAACGCAGGCGTTGCAAACGTAGAAGTCAGCCGACTAGACGGCACACAAGGCAGTGTAACGGTCAGCTATAGCACAATAAATGGAACAGCCATTGCTGGCAGTGATTACACCCTCACACAAGGCGCGTTAAGCTGGGCAAATGGTGAAAATAACACCAAAACCATCAGCGTGCCCATTCTCACTGATAATAACACCGAAGACGATGAAATATTCGCCATTAGCTTAAGTAATCCAACGGGTAACGCTGTATTAGGTATGATTGCCAGCACCAATCTAAAAATTTTAGATGGCACAGGAAATCCAACAACGGTCGTGATTGGTGATGCAGGAGCTGTACAATTTGAATCAGGTAGCTATACCGTTGATGAAAATCAAGGGAACTTAAACATCAACGTTCTACGTGTATCTGGCACTAAAGGAGATGTCCGCGTTAACTACACCATTCAAAATGGAACGGCAACAAATGGACAAGACTTTGTTTTATCCGCAGGGACATTAGTCTGGGCAGACGGTAACAGCGACGTTAAAACCCTCAACATCACCTTACAAGACGACATCACCGCAGAAGAAAACGAAAACTTTATCATTCAATTATCTAACCCTAGCAATGGTTTAGTCTTAGGCACACCTGCTGCGGCTAATGTCACCATTCGCGACAATGACGCAACCCGCGTTCAATTCTCCTCCAGTGACTATCTGGTTAACGAAAGCGGACGCTATGTAAACGTTACCGTTACCCGTCAAGGTAGCAGTCAAGGACGCATCACCGTTAATTATCAAACCAACGCTAATACTGCGATTGATAATAAAGATTATATTGGTATTTCTGGATTGATTGTTTGGGAAGATGGTGACGCAAGCAGTAAAGTTTTATCCATCCCCATCAACAACGACACCACCATTGAAGAAACCGAAACATTCCGCATTACCCTAAGCAACCTAACAGGAAACGGCACGCTTGGCTCTCCTGCACAAGCAGTCATCACCATTAAAGATGATGATGCCATTGTGATTTGCTCCGACCCCCCGCCCAGCGTCATTAACTGCTACTTAGATAACACAGGCAACACCTTAACCAATGTTCGTATTACAAATACAGGCATAGTCTTTGGTGGACAACTGGCAGGCAAAATTGACAACTTTGGCTCACTAGAAAACGTCACCCTATTAACCAATGCAACACTAAATAACTATGAAGTAGGTGTCGTAACTAATCTCTACCTCAATAACTACACCAATGTCACAGGCGGATTTATACAAGGCAGCACCATCGGCATTGGAGAATATCCCGCAACGCTAACCAGCGTCCGCATTCTCACTGATAGCTATGTCCAAAATGTCATTATTGAAGGTAACACCATCATAGACACAGAAGTTTCTATGGGAAATCAAGTCCGTTTCCGTCTCAATGGAAACATTCCGCCCATCGACTTATCCAACCTTCTAGGCTACACCCCCAGCATGGTTTTAGGTCGCTTCGCAATCAACCTCTACACCGACGTGCTAGTCAACAGTGTGCGAGGCGGTGTTTTATCCGCACTCAATGGTTTATATGATTTAACAGAAAAAGATTGGTTAATCACCCAAGACAGCGAAAGTGGCTATATTGCCTTTACCAGCGATAACAAACGCTACAACTTACTACCTACCCGTGTACGTCAAGCCCTAGAAGGTCAAATCATCAATGATATAGACTTAGGTTTAATCATTCGTGAAGATAACCGCTTTTTAGTAACCACCCATACAGGGCGAGAAGTTACCGCACATCCCGTCATTCAAGATACAACAGGGCTAGAACAAGTTTTAAACACACTTGTCTTACCTGTTTCTAGTATGCAAATGAACGACGAAGGCAATGTAAAGCTAAACTTAGTCAATCAAATCAATGGTATTACTTACTTCAGTATTCGTGCCGATATCTGCTCTTCCCCAACATCCCGCAGTACATCGCCCGAATTAGGTTTTGACACCTTACCAATCAGCGCAAACTTATACTGCTTAAGCACAGATGAGAATATGAATGTCTCTGTGAAAAATGCACTAGTTGCTTATTTAGTCTTTAACAATGGACAATCTCGCCAATATCTCTACCCTGCCGCCGCAGATGCCGCCGCATTACGTGCACTCTCGCAAGATACCCTGTTATACAAAAATGGCATGGCATTGATACACATGGGCGAAGGCGCAAGTCGTAAAACCTATAAAGGCTGGCTAACCTACGCCATCACTCAAGGTACTAACCTAAATGGTCATGTTGAAATCTTTGATGTTGATGACATGAACCAAGACGGTTTAAGCGACTACCTTATTGTTTATCCAAATGGCGATGGACAACTGATGTACAGAGTTAATTAA